Proteins encoded in a region of the Streptomyces sp. PCS3-D2 genome:
- a CDS encoding FHA domain-containing protein: MPELVLELNGRTWTLDPSRSYSLGRDPQGDVVIDDARVSWRHATIAWNGQGWGLEDHGSTNGTYVQGARVQQTALVPGTPVHLGNATDGPRLNLSAAAAPQPAVAQQQPQQTPAQAYAQPQAAGYQAPQQPQQAWNQPPQQPQAHVPHQQGDGAASLPAQGGAPQYGGDRSPTTFHQLALGHVMRIGRALENDLVVSDLQVSRHHAEFHSMPGGRFEIRDLGSHNGTYVNGQALPKSGTALLGPNDIVGVGHSTFRIVGDRLEEFVDTGEVSFSARHLTVTVDGGKQILKDVTFGVPEKSLIGVIGPSGSGKSTLLKALTGYRPADQGDVLYDNRNLYKQFAELRQRIGLVPQDDILHKELKVSTALKYAAKLRFPGDTAEAERAARIDEVLRELKLDIHKDKKITALSGGQRKRVSVALELLTKPSLIFLDEPTSGLDPGMDRDVMQLLRGLANDGRTVLVVTHSVAELSLCDKLLVMAPGGSVAYFGPPDEALNFFGYGTWADVFSAFENYRDYDWAGRWKGSQHYQLYAAELDAVAPQPVVMPSAQQMRPAKPQGWGAQLWTLIRRYVSVIASDKGFMGLMLILPAVLGVVSTVIPATFGLAPPTPPSRFNGDAGTIMLILAVGMCFSGAANSVRELIKERVIYERERATGLSRSAYLMSKVIVLGFITAIQGVIICVIGFTPRDLPAEGLLMPPAVELCLSVIALGFTSMMVGLVISSLVKTAEKTMPLLVMFAIVQVVFTGILFQVYDSPGLEQVAWLMPSRWAIAAAGTTLNLGRLMPPWDRDNPTNTDPLWDATVGQWSLNIIILLAIGIACGFLVQRLLRRHEPEVMRAGK; this comes from the coding sequence GTGCCGGAACTCGTACTGGAATTGAATGGCAGGACCTGGACGCTCGATCCGTCCAGGTCGTACTCGCTGGGGCGGGACCCCCAGGGAGACGTGGTGATCGACGATGCGCGGGTGTCGTGGCGGCATGCCACCATCGCCTGGAACGGCCAGGGTTGGGGGCTCGAAGACCACGGCAGCACCAACGGCACCTACGTGCAGGGGGCGCGGGTCCAGCAGACCGCGCTGGTTCCGGGGACGCCGGTCCACCTGGGCAACGCCACCGACGGCCCGCGGCTGAATCTGAGCGCCGCCGCCGCGCCGCAGCCGGCCGTGGCGCAGCAGCAGCCCCAGCAGACTCCGGCCCAGGCCTACGCCCAGCCGCAGGCAGCCGGCTACCAGGCTCCCCAGCAGCCCCAGCAGGCCTGGAACCAGCCGCCGCAGCAGCCGCAGGCCCACGTGCCGCACCAGCAGGGCGACGGCGCCGCGTCCCTCCCGGCGCAGGGCGGAGCACCGCAGTACGGCGGCGACCGCAGCCCGACGACCTTCCACCAGCTCGCGCTGGGACACGTGATGCGGATCGGCCGTGCGCTGGAGAACGACCTGGTGGTCTCCGACCTCCAGGTCTCCCGCCACCACGCCGAGTTCCACTCGATGCCCGGCGGCCGTTTCGAGATCCGCGACCTCGGCAGCCACAACGGCACCTACGTCAACGGCCAGGCGCTGCCGAAGTCCGGCACCGCGCTGCTGGGCCCGAACGACATCGTCGGCGTCGGCCACTCGACGTTCCGCATCGTCGGCGACCGCCTCGAGGAGTTCGTCGACACCGGTGAGGTCTCCTTCTCGGCCCGCCACCTCACGGTCACGGTCGACGGCGGCAAGCAGATCCTCAAGGACGTCACCTTCGGCGTCCCGGAGAAGTCGCTGATCGGCGTCATCGGCCCCTCCGGCTCCGGCAAGTCCACCCTGCTCAAGGCGCTGACCGGCTACCGGCCCGCCGACCAGGGCGACGTCCTGTACGACAACCGCAACCTGTACAAGCAGTTCGCCGAGCTCCGCCAGCGCATCGGCCTGGTCCCGCAGGACGACATCCTGCACAAGGAGCTGAAGGTCAGCACCGCGCTCAAGTACGCGGCCAAGCTCCGCTTCCCCGGCGACACCGCCGAGGCCGAGCGTGCCGCCCGCATCGACGAGGTGCTGCGCGAGCTCAAGCTGGACATCCACAAGGACAAGAAGATCACCGCGCTCTCCGGTGGTCAGCGCAAGCGCGTCTCCGTCGCCCTGGAACTGCTCACCAAGCCCTCGCTGATCTTCCTGGACGAGCCGACCTCCGGCCTCGACCCGGGCATGGACCGCGACGTCATGCAGCTGTTGCGCGGCCTCGCCAACGACGGCCGCACGGTCCTCGTCGTCACGCACTCCGTCGCCGAGCTGTCGCTCTGCGACAAGCTGCTGGTCATGGCCCCGGGCGGGTCCGTCGCCTACTTCGGCCCGCCGGACGAGGCACTGAACTTCTTCGGCTACGGCACGTGGGCGGACGTCTTCTCCGCCTTCGAGAACTACCGGGACTACGACTGGGCCGGCCGCTGGAAGGGCTCGCAGCACTACCAGCTCTACGCCGCCGAGCTCGACGCGGTCGCCCCGCAGCCGGTCGTCATGCCGTCGGCCCAGCAGATGCGCCCGGCCAAGCCGCAGGGCTGGGGCGCGCAGCTGTGGACGCTGATCCGCCGCTACGTCTCGGTGATCGCGTCGGACAAGGGCTTCATGGGCCTGATGCTGATCCTGCCGGCCGTCCTGGGCGTGGTCTCCACGGTCATCCCGGCGACCTTCGGCCTGGCACCGCCGACCCCGCCGTCGCGCTTCAACGGCGACGCGGGCACGATCATGCTGATCCTCGCGGTCGGCATGTGCTTCTCCGGCGCCGCGAACTCGGTCCGTGAGCTGATCAAGGAACGCGTCATCTACGAACGCGAGCGCGCGACCGGCCTGTCCAGGTCGGCGTACCTCATGTCGAAGGTGATCGTCCTCGGCTTCATCACGGCCATCCAGGGCGTGATCATCTGCGTGATCGGCTTCACCCCGCGCGACCTGCCCGCCGAGGGCCTGCTGATGCCGCCGGCCGTCGAGCTGTGCCTGTCGGTCATCGCGCTCGGCTTCACCTCGATGATGGTCGGCCTGGTGATCTCCTCGCTGGTGAAGACCGCCGAGAAGACCATGCCGCTGCTGGTCATGTTCGCGATCGTCCAGGTCGTCTTCACCGGCATCCTCTTCCAGGTCTACGACTCCCCGGGGTTGGAGCAGGTCGCCTGGCTGATGCCCTCCCGTTGGGCCATCGCCGCCGCCGGCACCACCCTGAACCTCGGCCGGCTCATGCCGCCGTGGGACCGTGACAACCCGACCAACACCGATCCGCTCTGGGACGCCACGGTCGGCCAGTGGAGCCTGAACATCATCATCCTGCTGGCCATCGGCATCGCGTGCGGGTTCCTGGTGCAGCGCCTGCTGCGCCGCCACGAGCCCGAGGTCATGCGCGCGGGCAAGTAG
- a CDS encoding transglycosylase SLT domain-containing protein — protein sequence MSASRTPGHSRLTKAHKLSIAGVATLSAAAVAFSLVPADAAEAETISAAPVAWAQAVNGTQTKALYGHLSAQHVIADANAKAAAAKAKAEAKAKADADAKAKAEAAAKKAREQKAAASRSAARTPVFANNLDGWIKEALFIMKREGIPGTYAGIHRNIMRESSGNPMAINNWDINAKNGIPSKGLLQVIYPTFKAYHVKGTKFDQYDPVANIVAACNYAADRYGSMDNVNSAY from the coding sequence ATGTCTGCTTCCCGCACCCCCGGTCACAGTCGTCTGACGAAGGCACACAAGCTGTCCATCGCCGGTGTCGCCACCCTGAGCGCCGCCGCCGTCGCCTTCTCCCTCGTCCCCGCCGACGCCGCCGAGGCCGAGACCATCTCGGCCGCCCCCGTCGCCTGGGCCCAGGCCGTGAACGGCACGCAGACCAAGGCGCTGTACGGGCACCTCTCCGCGCAGCACGTCATCGCCGACGCCAACGCGAAGGCCGCCGCCGCCAAGGCCAAGGCCGAGGCGAAGGCGAAGGCCGACGCCGACGCCAAGGCCAAGGCGGAGGCCGCCGCGAAGAAGGCCCGCGAGCAGAAGGCGGCTGCGAGCCGCTCCGCCGCGCGCACCCCGGTGTTCGCGAACAACCTGGACGGCTGGATCAAGGAAGCGCTCTTCATCATGAAGCGCGAGGGCATTCCGGGCACCTACGCGGGCATTCACCGCAACATCATGCGCGAGTCCAGCGGCAACCCGATGGCCATCAACAACTGGGACATCAACGCCAAGAACGGCATCCCCAGCAAGGGCCTGCTCCAGGTCATCTACCCGACCTTCAAGGCGTACCACGTCAAGGGCACCAAGTTCGACCAGTACGACCCGGTCGCCAACATCGTCGCCGCCTGCAACTACGCGGCCGACCGCTACGGCTCGATGGACAACGTCAACAGCGCCTACTAG
- a CDS encoding S-adenosylmethionine:tRNA ribosyltransferase-isomerase, which translates to MSGRGGGIRAGRRGRAVVGGEGPNAGLYIKDIPRELLARVPAEQRGPGLGRDAVRLLVSRGSTDVSLHAFRELPHLLRAGDVLVVNTSTTLPAAVDARLGGETVVVHFSTQGDDGRWAVELRSPAGGGTTRPRPGGPAGAVAELPDGRRLGLEEPLGAGADRLWWARPGPGPGGIAELLRDHGRPIRYAYTERDQPLSAYQTVFAVPAADGSGSAEMPSAGRPFTAELVAQLAGRGVRFAPLTLHTGVASQEAHEPPYPERYAVPAATAALVNAARAGGGRVIAVGTTAVRALESAADARGAVRAAGGWTDLVVTPERGVRAVDGLLTGLHEPEASRLLMLEAVAGRAAVRLGYAQALARRCLWHEFGDLHLLLKDDNRHGKHC; encoded by the coding sequence ATGAGCGGGAGGGGCGGCGGGATCCGGGCCGGAAGGCGCGGTCGGGCGGTGGTGGGGGGCGAGGGGCCGAATGCGGGACTGTATATAAAGGACATTCCTCGCGAACTGCTGGCCCGGGTTCCGGCCGAGCAGCGGGGGCCGGGGCTGGGCCGGGACGCGGTGCGACTGCTGGTGTCACGCGGCAGCACCGATGTCTCGCTGCACGCCTTCCGGGAGCTGCCGCACCTACTGCGGGCCGGCGACGTGCTGGTGGTGAACACCTCGACCACCCTCCCGGCCGCCGTGGACGCACGGCTGGGCGGGGAGACCGTAGTGGTGCACTTCTCGACGCAGGGGGACGACGGCCGCTGGGCGGTGGAGCTGCGCAGCCCGGCGGGCGGCGGGACGACCCGGCCCCGCCCCGGCGGACCGGCCGGCGCGGTGGCGGAGCTGCCGGACGGCCGCCGCCTGGGCCTGGAGGAACCCCTCGGCGCGGGCGCGGACCGGCTGTGGTGGGCGCGGCCGGGGCCGGGTCCGGGCGGGATCGCGGAGCTGCTGCGCGATCACGGGCGGCCGATCCGGTACGCCTACACGGAGCGGGACCAGCCGCTGTCCGCGTACCAGACGGTGTTCGCGGTACCGGCGGCGGACGGCTCGGGCTCGGCCGAGATGCCGAGCGCCGGCCGGCCCTTCACCGCGGAACTGGTGGCTCAGCTGGCGGGCCGGGGGGTGCGGTTCGCCCCGCTGACCCTGCACACGGGGGTGGCTTCCCAGGAGGCGCACGAGCCGCCCTACCCGGAGCGGTACGCGGTGCCGGCCGCGACGGCGGCGCTGGTGAACGCCGCGCGGGCGGGGGGCGGGCGGGTGATCGCGGTGGGGACCACCGCGGTGCGGGCGCTGGAGTCGGCGGCGGACGCGCGCGGGGCGGTCCGCGCGGCGGGCGGGTGGACCGATCTGGTGGTGACACCGGAGCGCGGGGTGCGGGCGGTGGACGGCCTGCTGACCGGGCTGCACGAGCCGGAGGCCTCCCGCCTCCTGATGCTGGAGGCGGTGGCGGGGCGTGCCGCCGTACGGCTGGGGTATGCGCAGGCGCTGGCCCGGCGCTGCCTCTGGCATGAGTTCGGCGACCTCCATCTCCTCCTGAAGGATGACAACCGTCACGGAAAGCATTGCTGA
- a CDS encoding SDR family oxidoreductase, which translates to MSVAIVTGASRGLGRALAGELAARGWDLVLGARGAAALEETVAGLGRAGGVRVVAVAGDVSSGAHRAALVAAARRLGGLDLLVNNAGVLGAEPLVPLAVHPPAGLREAFEVNVLGPLGLVQEGLSLLRASAAGAVLNISSDAAVVPYATWGAYGATKAAVDQLSAVLAVEEPELRVWWADPGSMRTRMMAAAEPEEDLAALPAPEEVAPVLLRLLERNLPSGRYTAEGLAGAAADGGAPR; encoded by the coding sequence ATGTCGGTGGCGATCGTGACGGGGGCGTCCAGGGGGCTCGGCCGGGCGCTGGCCGGGGAGCTGGCGGCGCGGGGCTGGGACCTGGTACTGGGTGCGCGGGGCGCGGCGGCGCTGGAGGAGACCGTGGCCGGGCTGGGGCGGGCCGGTGGGGTGCGGGTCGTGGCGGTGGCCGGGGACGTGTCCTCGGGGGCGCACCGGGCGGCGCTGGTGGCGGCCGCGCGGCGGCTGGGCGGGCTGGACCTGCTGGTGAACAACGCGGGGGTGCTCGGGGCCGAGCCGCTGGTGCCGCTGGCCGTGCATCCGCCGGCCGGGCTGCGCGAGGCGTTCGAGGTCAATGTGCTGGGGCCGCTGGGGCTGGTCCAGGAGGGGCTGTCGCTGTTGCGGGCCTCGGCGGCGGGGGCCGTGCTGAACATCAGCTCGGACGCCGCGGTCGTCCCGTACGCCACGTGGGGTGCGTACGGGGCGACCAAGGCCGCGGTGGACCAGCTGTCGGCCGTGCTGGCGGTGGAGGAGCCGGAGCTGCGGGTGTGGTGGGCGGATCCGGGTTCCATGCGGACCCGGATGATGGCGGCGGCCGAGCCGGAGGAGGACCTGGCGGCGCTGCCGGCACCGGAGGAGGTGGCTCCGGTGCTGCTGCGACTACTGGAGCGGAACCTGCCGAGCGGGCGGTACACGGCGGAGGGGCTGGCCGGGGCCGCGGCGGACGGCGGGGCGCCGCGATGA
- a CDS encoding GAF domain-containing sensor histidine kinase: MSRGPRGGLAAVSTALLAMSRRLEVRDVLRTIVVSARELLDAEYAALGVPDDHGGFAQFVVDGISAEQWRRIGPLPRQHGVLAAMLHQNGPERLADVRKDPRFGGWPSAHPEMSDFLGMPVRDGDETLGAIFLANKRSAPDGADRVFTDEDQDLLSLLAQHAAIALTNARLYERSRELTIAEERSRLAHELHDAVSQKLFSLRLTAQAAATLVDRDPARAKDELHQVAALAAEAADELRAAVTELRPAALDEDGLVATLRTHVQVLDRAHTAHVTFACEGVRALPAAQEDAMLRVAQEALHNALRHSGGDRVEVTLARTPTGGAVLSITDSGEGFDPRAVRRAGRHLGLVSMRDRASGVGGRLAVHSEPGQGTTIEMEVPGG; the protein is encoded by the coding sequence CTGTCGCGCGGACCCCGCGGCGGCCTGGCCGCCGTGAGTACGGCGCTGCTCGCCATGAGCCGCCGCCTGGAGGTCCGCGACGTCCTGCGCACGATCGTGGTGTCGGCCCGCGAGCTGCTCGACGCCGAGTACGCGGCCCTGGGCGTCCCGGACGACCACGGCGGCTTCGCCCAGTTCGTCGTCGACGGCATCAGCGCCGAACAGTGGCGGCGGATCGGCCCGCTGCCCCGGCAGCACGGCGTCCTGGCCGCGATGCTCCACCAGAACGGCCCCGAGCGGCTCGCCGACGTGCGTAAGGACCCCCGCTTCGGTGGCTGGCCCTCCGCCCACCCCGAGATGTCCGACTTCCTGGGCATGCCCGTCCGGGACGGCGACGAGACCCTCGGAGCGATCTTCCTCGCGAACAAGAGGAGCGCCCCCGACGGCGCCGACCGCGTCTTCACCGACGAGGACCAGGACCTCCTCTCCCTGCTCGCCCAGCACGCGGCGATCGCCCTCACCAACGCCCGGCTCTACGAACGCAGCCGCGAACTCACCATCGCCGAGGAGCGCTCCCGCCTCGCGCACGAGCTGCACGACGCCGTCAGCCAGAAGCTCTTCTCCCTGCGCCTCACCGCCCAGGCCGCCGCGACCCTCGTCGACCGCGACCCGGCCCGCGCCAAGGACGAACTCCACCAGGTGGCCGCCCTCGCCGCGGAGGCCGCCGACGAACTGCGCGCCGCCGTGACCGAGCTGCGCCCGGCCGCCCTGGACGAGGACGGCCTGGTGGCCACCCTGCGCACCCACGTCCAGGTACTCGACCGCGCGCACACCGCGCACGTCACCTTCGCCTGCGAGGGCGTGCGGGCCCTCCCCGCGGCCCAGGAGGACGCGATGCTCCGGGTCGCCCAGGAAGCCCTGCACAACGCCCTGCGCCACTCGGGCGGCGACCGCGTCGAGGTCACCCTGGCCCGCACGCCCACCGGGGGAGCGGTCCTCAGCATCACCGACTCCGGCGAGGGCTTCGACCCCCGGGCGGTCCGCCGGGCGGGCCGCCATCTGGGCCTGGTCTCCATGCGGGACCGCGCGAGCGGCGTCGGAGGCCGCCTCGCCGTGCACTCGGAGCCCGGTCAGGGCACCACGATCGAGATGGAGGTCCCCGGTGGCTGA
- a CDS encoding response regulator transcription factor, with amino-acid sequence MADSTARGGSRSRIRVLLVDDHQVVRRGLRTFLEVQEDIEVVGEASDGDEGITRAEELRPDVILMDVKMPGTDGIGALRRLRELANPARVLIVTSFTEQRTAVPALRAGAAGYVYKDIDPDALAGAIRSVHAGHVLLQPEVAQALIAQDDRSPQAGRSGSLTDREREVLGLIADGRSNREIARALVLSEKTVKTHVSNILMKLDLSDRTQAALWAVRHGITE; translated from the coding sequence GTGGCTGACAGCACCGCCCGCGGTGGCAGCCGCAGCCGCATCCGCGTCCTTCTGGTGGACGACCACCAGGTGGTCCGGCGGGGCCTGCGCACCTTCCTGGAGGTCCAGGAGGACATCGAGGTCGTCGGGGAGGCCTCCGACGGCGACGAGGGCATCACCCGCGCCGAGGAGCTGCGGCCCGACGTGATCCTCATGGACGTCAAGATGCCGGGCACGGACGGCATCGGGGCCCTGCGCCGGCTCCGCGAGCTGGCGAACCCCGCACGGGTGCTGATCGTCACCAGTTTCACGGAGCAGCGGACCGCGGTCCCCGCCCTGCGCGCCGGCGCGGCCGGTTACGTCTACAAGGACATCGACCCGGACGCCCTGGCGGGCGCCATCCGCTCCGTCCACGCCGGCCACGTCCTGCTCCAGCCGGAGGTGGCGCAGGCCCTGATCGCCCAGGACGACCGCAGCCCCCAGGCGGGTCGGTCCGGCTCGCTGACCGACCGCGAGCGCGAGGTCCTCGGCCTCATCGCGGACGGCCGCTCCAACCGTGAGATCGCCCGCGCCCTGGTGCTGTCGGAGAAGACGGTCAAGACGCACGTCTCGAACATCCTGATGAAGCTGGACCTTTCCGATCGGACCCAGGCAGCGTTGTGGGCGGTCAGGCACGGAATCACCGAGTAG
- a CDS encoding chaplin: MKNFKKAAAVTMIAGGLLAAGAGVSSAHSGASAEGEALNSPGVASGNLIQAPVHVPVNVVGNTVNVIGLLNGAWGNSGVNA, translated from the coding sequence GTGAAGAACTTCAAGAAGGCCGCAGCCGTCACCATGATCGCGGGCGGCCTCCTCGCCGCCGGCGCCGGTGTCTCCTCGGCGCACAGCGGTGCGTCAGCGGAGGGCGAGGCCCTGAACTCGCCCGGCGTGGCCTCCGGGAACCTGATCCAGGCCCCGGTGCACGTCCCCGTCAACGTCGTGGGCAACACGGTCAACGTGATCGGCCTGCTCAACGGCGCGTGGGGCAACAGCGGCGTCAACGCCTGA
- a CDS encoding ABC transporter ATP-binding protein — translation MSDVLELVDVSVVREGRALVDQVSWSVKEGERWVILGPNGAGKTTLLNLASSYLFPTKGSATILGSTLGKVDVFELRPRIGMAGIAMADKLPKRQTVLQTVLTAAYGMTATWQEEYEAVDEQRARAFLDRLGMTEYLDRKFGTLSEGERKRTLIARALMTDPELLLLDEPAAGLDLGGREDLVRRLGRLARDPLAPSMIMVTHHVEEIAPGFTHVLMIRQGKVVTAGPIDLELTSRNLSLCFGLPLVVERNGADRWTAQGLPLG, via the coding sequence ATGAGCGATGTTCTGGAGCTGGTGGACGTATCCGTGGTCCGCGAGGGCCGGGCTCTGGTGGACCAGGTCTCCTGGTCGGTGAAGGAGGGCGAGCGCTGGGTGATCCTCGGCCCCAACGGCGCCGGCAAGACCACACTGCTGAACCTCGCCTCCAGCTACCTCTTCCCCACCAAGGGCTCCGCCACCATCCTCGGCAGCACCCTCGGCAAGGTCGACGTCTTCGAGCTGCGCCCCCGCATCGGCATGGCCGGCATCGCGATGGCCGACAAGCTCCCGAAGCGCCAGACCGTCCTGCAGACCGTCCTCACCGCCGCCTACGGCATGACGGCGACCTGGCAGGAGGAGTACGAGGCGGTCGACGAGCAGCGCGCCCGCGCCTTCCTGGACCGGCTCGGCATGACCGAGTACCTCGACCGGAAGTTCGGCACCCTCTCCGAGGGCGAGCGCAAGCGCACCCTGATCGCCCGCGCGCTGATGACCGACCCCGAGCTCCTGCTCCTCGACGAGCCCGCCGCGGGCCTCGACCTCGGCGGCCGCGAGGACCTCGTACGCCGCCTCGGCCGCCTCGCACGCGACCCGCTCGCCCCCTCCATGATCATGGTGACGCACCACGTCGAGGAGATCGCCCCCGGCTTCACCCACGTCCTGATGATCCGCCAGGGCAAGGTCGTCACCGCCGGTCCCATCGACCTCGAACTGACCTCGCGCAACCTCTCGCTCTGCTTCGGCCTCCCCCTGGTCGTCGAGCGCAACGGCGCCGACCGCTGGACCGCGCAGGGCCTGCCCCTCGGCTGA
- a CDS encoding NfeD family protein, with product MDIDAWVWWLIGAVGLGIPLVLTAMPEFGMFAVGAVAAAVTAALGGGVVAQVLVFAVVSVALLAVVRPIAQRHRDQRPQHRSGIDALRGRTAVVLERVDGSGGRIKLAGEIWSARALDADTSFEPGRTVDVVEIDGATAVVM from the coding sequence GTGGACATCGACGCGTGGGTGTGGTGGCTCATCGGCGCGGTCGGACTGGGCATCCCCCTGGTCCTGACCGCCATGCCGGAATTCGGCATGTTCGCCGTCGGAGCGGTGGCGGCAGCCGTCACGGCGGCCCTCGGTGGAGGGGTGGTCGCCCAGGTCCTGGTGTTCGCGGTCGTGTCGGTCGCGCTCCTCGCCGTCGTCCGGCCCATCGCCCAGCGGCACCGCGACCAGCGCCCCCAACACCGCAGCGGCATCGACGCGTTGAGGGGCAGAACCGCCGTCGTCCTCGAACGGGTCGACGGCAGCGGCGGCCGCATCAAACTCGCCGGCGAGATCTGGTCCGCCCGCGCCCTCGACGCGGACACCAGCTTCGAACCGGGCCGGACCGTCGACGTGGTGGAGATCGACGGCGCGACCGCCGTCGTGA